The Miscanthus floridulus cultivar M001 chromosome 7, ASM1932011v1, whole genome shotgun sequence genome includes a region encoding these proteins:
- the LOC136467324 gene encoding defensin-like protein CAL1: MAVSPGAVLFLFLLAAAEMATIDAKMGVVKQTLLKDKLKAKEEEEKSKGKEESQCVSQSLQFKGFCLNSDKCAEVCKKENFDDGECKLGQSNRKCFCKKPC, translated from the exons ATGGCAGTGTCTCCCGGAGCGGTGCTCTTCTTATTTCTCCTCGCCGCAGCAG AGATGGCAACCATTGATGCCAAAATGGGAGTAGTCAAGCAGACCTTGCTAAAGGACAAACTGAaagcgaaggaggaggaggaaaaaAGCAAGGGGAAGGAAGAGAGCCAGTGCGTATCGCAGAGTCTCCAGTTCAAGGGCTTCTGCCTCAATAGCGACAAATGCGCCGAGGTGTGCAAGAAGGAGAACTTTGACGATGGCGAGTGCAAGCTTGGCCAGTCCAACCGCAAGTGCTTCTGCAAGAAGCCATGCTAG
- the LOC136467322 gene encoding uncharacterized protein isoform X4, giving the protein MAITFLSRILQNIRGVLDCKRSSIRHCFYWSELLPPPWLCRRPPAFRGRAARRRSTQTAMARRGSSLDRETPAPALDEPPAAH; this is encoded by the exons GATCCTACAGAATATAAGAGGCGTGTTAGACTGCAAGCGAAGCAGTATCCGGCATTG TTTTTATTGGTCCGAGCTCCTCCCGCCTCCATGGCTGTGCCGCCGGCCGCCAGCGTTCCGtggccgcgccgcccgccgccggAGCACGCAGACCGCCATGGCCCGCCGCGGGAGCTCGCTGGACCGTGAGACGCCCGCCCCAGCCTTGGACGAGCCTCCAGCCGCCCACTGA
- the LOC136467322 gene encoding SUMO-conjugating enzyme SCE1-like isoform X3, whose amino-acid sequence MQVFIGIQDLLDQPNPADPATDGYHLFIQDPTEYKRRVRLQAKQYPALFLLVRAPPASMAVPPAASVPWPRRPPPEHADRHGPPRELAGP is encoded by the exons ATGCAGGTTTTCATCGGTATCCAGGACTTGCTAGATCAGCCAAATCCTGCTGACCCTGCAACAGATGGCTATCACCTTTTTATCCAG GATCCTACAGAATATAAGAGGCGTGTTAGACTGCAAGCGAAGCAGTATCCGGCATTG TTTTTATTGGTCCGAGCTCCTCCCGCCTCCATGGCTGTGCCGCCGGCCGCCAGCGTTCCGtggccgcgccgcccgccgccggAGCACGCAGACCGCCATGGCCCGCCGCGGGAGCTCGCTGGACCGTGA
- the LOC136467326 gene encoding defensin-like protein CAL1, with product MAVSPGAVLFLFLLAAAEMAIIDAKMGVVKQTLLKDKLKAKEEEEKSKGKEESRCVSQSLQFKGFCLNSDKCAEVCKKESFDNGECKIGLSNRKCFCKKPC from the exons ATGGCAGTGTCTCCCGGAGCGGTGCTCTTCTTATTTCTCCTCGCCGCAGCAG AGATGGCAATCATTGATGCCAAAATGGGAGTAGTCAAGCAGACCTTGCTAAAGGACAAACTGAaagcgaaggaggaggaggaaaaaAGCAAGGGGAAGGAAGAGAGCCGGTGCGTATCGCAGAGTCTCCAGTTCAAGGGCTTCTGCCTCAATAGCGACAAATGCGCCGAGGTGTGCAAGAAGGAGAGCTTTGACAATGGCGAGTGCAAGATTGGCCTGTCCAACCGCAAGTGCTTCTGCAAGAAGCCATGCTAG